Proteins encoded within one genomic window of Oncorhynchus masou masou isolate Uvic2021 chromosome 1, UVic_Omas_1.1, whole genome shotgun sequence:
- the prdm8b gene encoding PR domain zinc finger protein 8b isoform X2, whose amino-acid sequence MEESSSHKLVWDGDAKAVQQCLTDIFTSVYTTCDIPENAIFGPCVLSHTSLYDSIAFIALKSTDKRTAPYIFRVDTSAANSTSEGLMWLRLVQSARDRDEQNLEAYVKNGQLFYRSLRRIEKDEELLVWYGKDLIELLLLLSAGSTPYSCPDCNQRFQFEFPFLAHLRFRCTKRLQSMAAGSVDEEVPSKEPSTERPNPNPTTTAATRASPKLGRSDGDSAKPSTDFHNLARDLENSRTSPPSDREAEIRSESSGKRKFSDVEDRVRDGSRASLSLSQSHKSKEELASSAQNYRGVYGLEENRRGPTFSPPGSGSTESGGEGKRSAFTEVKKSPQSLKTHGTSGSTKNLQSSNVENKDGGRPGPVNNPPQEKHLNIRQVLSETQPVQPQTRMEASPLGSAFTSVVQQGGGNSGERKSAFSQPSRHATSSFSQISPLVMTTPKLLDCHPAVGDTISSSRLYQADHLAAKLHGAELGANCPVPGAMSKQSPFLYAAAAATAFWPKSQGPIQLQMPSALTLLPPSFTSLCLPAQNWCAKCNASFRMTSDLVYHMRSHHKKEFAMEPMVKRRREEKLKCPICNESFRERHHLSRHMTSHN is encoded by the exons ATGGAGGAATCCAGCTCACATAAGTTGGTTTGGGACGGCGACGCCAAAGCAGTGCAGCAGTGTCTAACGGATATATTCACCAGCGTTTATACCACATGTGACATTCCGGAAAATGCCATTTTCGGCCCTTGTGTTTTGAGCCACACGTCGTTGTATGACAGCATAGCCTTCATAGCGCTCAAATCAACGGATAAACGAACTGCGCCTTACATATTCCGG GTGGACACGTCAGCAGCCAACAGCACGTCCGAGGGCTTGATGTGGCTGCGGCTCGTGCAGTCGGCGCGGGACCGGGACGAGCAGAACCTCGAGGCCTACGTGAAGAACGGACAGCTGTTCTACCGGTCTCTCCGGAGGATCGAGAAGGACGAGGAGCTGTTGGTCTGGTACGGGAAAGACCTGAttgagctgctgctgctgctcagtgccg GGTCCACTCCCTACTCCTGTCCTGACTGCAACCAGCGCTTCCAGTTTGAGTTCCCCTTCCTGGCCCATCTGAGGTTCCGCTGCACCAAGAGACTACAGAGCATGGCGGCAGGCAGTGTGGACGAGGAGGTCCCCAGTAAGGAGCCAAGCACTGAGCGCCCGAACCCCAACCCTACCACCACCGCAGCCACCAGAGCGAGCCCTAAACTGGGCCGCTCGGATGGGGACAGCGCCAAACCCTCCACAGACTTCCATAACCTAGCCAGAGACCTCGAGAACAGTCGCACCAGTCCGCCGAGCGACCGTGAGGCTGAGATCCGCAGCGAGAGCTCTGGGAAGAGGAAGTTCTCCGATGTGGAGGACAGAGTGAGGGATGGTAGCAGGGcttctctgagtctgtctcaatCTCACAAGTCTAAGGAGGAGCTGGCTAGCTCAGCACAGAACTATCGGGGAGTGTACggcctggaggagaacagacGAGGGCCGACGTTCTCCCCTCCAGGGTCGGGGTCCACCGAGTCGGGTGGTGAGGGTAAACGCAGCGCCTTCACCGAAGTCAAGAAGTCTCCACAGAGCCTAAAGACGCACGGTACCAGTGGCAGCACCAAAAACCTCCAGAGCTCCAACGTCGAGAACAAGGACGGAGGTCGGCCCGGCCCCGTCAACAACCCTCCCCAGGAGAAGCATCTCAACATCAGGCAGGTTCTGTCGGAGACTCAGCCTGTCCAGCCACAGACCCGCATGGAGGCCTCTCCGCTAGGGAGCGCCTTCACCTCCGTGGTCCAGCAGGGTGGGGGGAACAGCGGGGAGAGGAAGAGCGCATTCAGCCAACCCTCCCGCCACgctacctcctccttctcccagaTCTCTCCTCTGGTCATGACCACGCCCAAACTGCTGGACTGCCACCCTGCGGTGGGCGACACCATCTCCTCCTCTAGACTCTACCAGGCTGACCACCTGGCCGCCAAACTCCACGGCGCCGAGCTGGGCGCCAACTGCCCCGTGCCGGGCGCCATGTCCAAGCAGAGCCCGTTCCTCTACGCAGCGGCTGCTGCCACAGCCTTCTGGCCTAAGAGCCAGGGCCCCATCCAGCTGCAGATGCCCTCAGCATTAACCTTACTCCCCCCCTCCTTCACCTCTCTGTGTCTGCCCGCCCAGAACTGGTGCGCCAAGTGCAACGCCTCCTTCAGGATGACCTCTGACCTGGTGTACCACATGAGGTCGCACCACAAGAAGGAGTTCGCCATGGAGCCGATGGTTAAGAGGAGGCGGGAGGAGAAACTCAAGTGTCCAATCTGTAACGAGTCGTTCAGGGAGAGGCACCACCTCTCGCGTCACATGACCTCCCACAATTGA
- the prdm8b gene encoding PR domain zinc finger protein 8b isoform X1, which translates to MEESSSHKLVWDGDAKAVQQCLTDIFTSVYTTCDIPENAIFGPCVLSHTSLYDSIAFIALKSTDKRTAPYIFRVDTSAANSTSEGLMWLRLVQSARDRDEQNLEAYVKNGQLFYRSLRRIEKDEELLVWYGKDLIELLLLLSAGKAPIKAKGSTPYSCPDCNQRFQFEFPFLAHLRFRCTKRLQSMAAGSVDEEVPSKEPSTERPNPNPTTTAATRASPKLGRSDGDSAKPSTDFHNLARDLENSRTSPPSDREAEIRSESSGKRKFSDVEDRVRDGSRASLSLSQSHKSKEELASSAQNYRGVYGLEENRRGPTFSPPGSGSTESGGEGKRSAFTEVKKSPQSLKTHGTSGSTKNLQSSNVENKDGGRPGPVNNPPQEKHLNIRQVLSETQPVQPQTRMEASPLGSAFTSVVQQGGGNSGERKSAFSQPSRHATSSFSQISPLVMTTPKLLDCHPAVGDTISSSRLYQADHLAAKLHGAELGANCPVPGAMSKQSPFLYAAAAATAFWPKSQGPIQLQMPSALTLLPPSFTSLCLPAQNWCAKCNASFRMTSDLVYHMRSHHKKEFAMEPMVKRRREEKLKCPICNESFRERHHLSRHMTSHN; encoded by the exons ATGGAGGAATCCAGCTCACATAAGTTGGTTTGGGACGGCGACGCCAAAGCAGTGCAGCAGTGTCTAACGGATATATTCACCAGCGTTTATACCACATGTGACATTCCGGAAAATGCCATTTTCGGCCCTTGTGTTTTGAGCCACACGTCGTTGTATGACAGCATAGCCTTCATAGCGCTCAAATCAACGGATAAACGAACTGCGCCTTACATATTCCGG GTGGACACGTCAGCAGCCAACAGCACGTCCGAGGGCTTGATGTGGCTGCGGCTCGTGCAGTCGGCGCGGGACCGGGACGAGCAGAACCTCGAGGCCTACGTGAAGAACGGACAGCTGTTCTACCGGTCTCTCCGGAGGATCGAGAAGGACGAGGAGCTGTTGGTCTGGTACGGGAAAGACCTGAttgagctgctgctgctgctcagtgccggTAAAGCGCCGATCAAGGCCAAGG GGTCCACTCCCTACTCCTGTCCTGACTGCAACCAGCGCTTCCAGTTTGAGTTCCCCTTCCTGGCCCATCTGAGGTTCCGCTGCACCAAGAGACTACAGAGCATGGCGGCAGGCAGTGTGGACGAGGAGGTCCCCAGTAAGGAGCCAAGCACTGAGCGCCCGAACCCCAACCCTACCACCACCGCAGCCACCAGAGCGAGCCCTAAACTGGGCCGCTCGGATGGGGACAGCGCCAAACCCTCCACAGACTTCCATAACCTAGCCAGAGACCTCGAGAACAGTCGCACCAGTCCGCCGAGCGACCGTGAGGCTGAGATCCGCAGCGAGAGCTCTGGGAAGAGGAAGTTCTCCGATGTGGAGGACAGAGTGAGGGATGGTAGCAGGGcttctctgagtctgtctcaatCTCACAAGTCTAAGGAGGAGCTGGCTAGCTCAGCACAGAACTATCGGGGAGTGTACggcctggaggagaacagacGAGGGCCGACGTTCTCCCCTCCAGGGTCGGGGTCCACCGAGTCGGGTGGTGAGGGTAAACGCAGCGCCTTCACCGAAGTCAAGAAGTCTCCACAGAGCCTAAAGACGCACGGTACCAGTGGCAGCACCAAAAACCTCCAGAGCTCCAACGTCGAGAACAAGGACGGAGGTCGGCCCGGCCCCGTCAACAACCCTCCCCAGGAGAAGCATCTCAACATCAGGCAGGTTCTGTCGGAGACTCAGCCTGTCCAGCCACAGACCCGCATGGAGGCCTCTCCGCTAGGGAGCGCCTTCACCTCCGTGGTCCAGCAGGGTGGGGGGAACAGCGGGGAGAGGAAGAGCGCATTCAGCCAACCCTCCCGCCACgctacctcctccttctcccagaTCTCTCCTCTGGTCATGACCACGCCCAAACTGCTGGACTGCCACCCTGCGGTGGGCGACACCATCTCCTCCTCTAGACTCTACCAGGCTGACCACCTGGCCGCCAAACTCCACGGCGCCGAGCTGGGCGCCAACTGCCCCGTGCCGGGCGCCATGTCCAAGCAGAGCCCGTTCCTCTACGCAGCGGCTGCTGCCACAGCCTTCTGGCCTAAGAGCCAGGGCCCCATCCAGCTGCAGATGCCCTCAGCATTAACCTTACTCCCCCCCTCCTTCACCTCTCTGTGTCTGCCCGCCCAGAACTGGTGCGCCAAGTGCAACGCCTCCTTCAGGATGACCTCTGACCTGGTGTACCACATGAGGTCGCACCACAAGAAGGAGTTCGCCATGGAGCCGATGGTTAAGAGGAGGCGGGAGGAGAAACTCAAGTGTCCAATCTGTAACGAGTCGTTCAGGGAGAGGCACCACCTCTCGCGTCACATGACCTCCCACAATTGA